The proteins below are encoded in one region of Cololabis saira isolate AMF1-May2022 chromosome 21, fColSai1.1, whole genome shotgun sequence:
- the LOC133421850 gene encoding uncharacterized protein LOC133421850, whose protein sequence is MCGVFHNYDKNTCLFSYYGPSTSTPSKRQLKKHHLTAPSLSSIGHASSETFSNREDLPPTGEALEDEECTMDASEVLEGSLQNMSIQDAETLLMNEHEINDLMNSVIDWGDSEGVSRDEEIEADDSEDEDYVPCICIRLAGALQAPPCLDNLPVIDASETVHDIPDVEPPSVALPPLQQPDFPGTLEVMTEDDLIGKRASMIYEDCLKQLATFLVLPVQKCPHRCDVTQVECQCRPPFEVSIIRRGTASIMEWTCPVGHTVWRWSSQPTVKYGMLAGEFMLATNILLSGSNYAKVALLFQFMNMGMVDRSSFFTIQDSYGVDTVKEFWEERRAEAIDRLQDRDVVIVADGRMDSPGHCAQYCTYTAMENESREIISVITVDKRETRRNSVIMEREAFVRTVDTLLKEVKLVEVCTDAHVQISALMKKGKYKDLGLQHSLDMWHGAKHLAKRIHAASQVKGQSSLSCWLKDIVNHFWWCCKTADSCQEFLELWFGLLHHVTNEHRWVLGGCQHADLQSGGTQEWLERGSMAHEALKSIVRNKRWLNEVHKYLNFRSTADLESFQNHILMYASKRSAFSPPVFEARMLLAAIDYNYHKDRPELCKSDGSKQYRRLYKKNAQRYMLYTKKTSKTYGYIPELQTKILQKRLAGKGMPRRRSL, encoded by the exons ATGTGTGGAGTGTTCCATAATTATGACAAAAACACTTGTCTCTTCAGCTATTATGGTCCAAGCACTTCAACCCCAAGTAAAAGACAGTTGAAGAAGCACCACCTGACTGCACCATCACTTTCCAGTATTGGACATGCATCGTCTGAAACGTTTTCAAATCG AGAAGACCTGCCACCTACAGGGGAAGCATTGGAAGATGAGGAGTGCACCATGGATGCCTCAGAAGTTCTAGAGGGGAG TCTACAGAACATGAGCATCCAGGATGCTGAAACCCTGCTCATGAATGAACATGAGATAAATGACCTAATGAACAGTGT AATTGATTGGGGTGACAGTGAAGGTGTTAGCAGGGATGAGGAGATTGAAGCAGATGACAGTGAAGATGAAGACTATGTCCCTTGTATTTGTATTCG GTTGGCTGGAGCATTGCAGGCACCTCCCTGCCTTGACAATTTGCCGGTGATAGATGCCAGTGAGACTGTTCATGACATCCCGGATGTAGAGCCTCCATCAGTCGCCTTACCTCCTCTTCAACAGCCTGACTTTCCGGGTACTCTGGAAGTCATGACTGAAGATGACTTAATTGGGAAACGTGCCTCTATGATTTATGAAGACTGTTTGAAGCAGCTTGCAACATTCCTTGTGCTTCCGGTCCAAAAGTGCCCACACAGATGTGATGTAACCCAAGTGGAGTGTCAGTGTCGCCCTCCATTTGAAGTCTCCATTATCCGCAGGGGTACTGCAAGTATCATGGAATGG ACCTGTCCTGTTGGCCATACTGTGTGGAGATGGAGCTCACAGCCCACTGTGAAGTACGGGATGCTGGCAGGGGAATTCATGTTGGCCACAAACATCCTTCTGTCAGGAAGCAATTACGCCAAAGTTGCACttctgtttcagttcatgaACATGGGAATGGTGGACCGTAGTTCATTTTTCACAATTCAGGATTCATACGGCGTAGACACAGTGAAGGAGTTttgggaggagaggagggctGAGGCTATAGATCGCCTACAGGACAGAGATGTGGTAATAGTAG CGGATGGAAGAATGGACAGTCCTGGACATTGCGCCCAGTACTGCACTTACACTGCAATGGAGAATGAGTCCAGAGAAATAATCTCCGTAATAACTGTTGACAAACGGGAGACTAGGCGTAACTCTGTCATCATGGAGAGGGAGGCATTTGTGCGGACAGTCGACACACTTCTGAAGGAAGTAAAACTTGTGGAGGTCTGCACTGATGCCCATGTCCAGATCTCCGCACTCATGA AGAAAGGGAAGTACAAAGATCTTGGGCTACAGCACAGCTTGGATATGTGGCATGGGGCCAAGCATTTGGCGAAAAGGATCCATGCT GCTTCACAGGTGAAGGGTCAGTCCAGTTTGAGCTGTTGGCTAAAAGATATTGTCAACCACTTTTGGTggtgctgcaaaacagctgattCATGCCAAGAGTTTCTT GAGCTGTGGTTTGGGCTCCTACACCATGTCACGAATGAACACAGGTGGGTACTGGGAGGCTGCCAGCATGCAGACTTGCAATCAGGGGGAACTCAAGAGTGGCTTGAGCGAGGCTCCATGGCACACGAGGCCCTGAAGAGTATTGTGCGAAACAAGCGATGGCTCAACGAAGTTCACAAATACCTGAACTTCAG GTCCACTGCTGATCTGGAGTCCTTCCAAAATCATATTTTAATGTATGCCAGCAAACGCTCAGCATTTAGCCCTCCTGTCTTTGAGGCCAGGATGCTCCTCGCAGCGATCGATTATAACTACCACAAGGACCGCCCAGAGTTGTGCAAGTCTGATGGAAGCAAGCA GTACAGGAGGCTGTACAAGAAAAATGCCCAAAGGTATATGCTGTACACCAAGAAGACATCGAAGACCTATGGCTACATCCCAGAACTGCAAACAAAGATTCTGCAAAAGAGGCTAGCTGGCAAGGGAATGCCCAGGCGGAGGAGTCTTTGA